One stretch of Fictibacillus sp. b24 DNA includes these proteins:
- a CDS encoding aminopeptidase, with product MRDPRIQQLAKNLITYSVNLQKGEKVLIENFGLQKELVNALVQEAYAAGGYPFVLLKDHSVMRAQYTQASEEQMEMIAKHEGDLMSQMDAYIGLRSGDNINEMSDVPSEKMALYEKTIFAMHRKIRIKKTKWCVLRYPNASMAQSASMSTEAFEDFYFEVCNLDYGKMDDAMTALKDLMDKTDKVRITGPGTDLSFSIKDIPSIKCSGQNNIPDGEVFTAPVKDSVNGTISYNTPSPYNGFTFENVQLTFENGKIVKATANDSERINKIFDTDEGSRYVGEFAIGVNPFIKHPMKDILFDEKIDGSFHFTPGQAYEEAYNGNESNIHWDMVMIQRPDYGGGEIYFDDVLIRKDGVFVLPELEQLNPENLK from the coding sequence ATGAGAGATCCAAGAATACAACAACTCGCGAAAAACTTAATTACATACTCAGTAAATCTGCAAAAAGGCGAAAAAGTCTTAATTGAAAACTTCGGCCTTCAAAAAGAATTAGTAAACGCACTTGTTCAAGAGGCATATGCTGCTGGAGGATATCCTTTCGTATTATTAAAAGATCACTCTGTTATGCGTGCGCAATACACACAAGCTTCTGAAGAACAAATGGAAATGATCGCTAAACATGAAGGTGACCTAATGAGCCAAATGGATGCTTACATCGGTCTTCGTTCAGGCGACAATATCAATGAAATGTCAGATGTACCATCTGAAAAGATGGCGCTTTATGAAAAGACAATTTTTGCGATGCACCGCAAGATTCGTATTAAAAAGACAAAATGGTGTGTACTTCGTTATCCGAACGCCTCTATGGCACAATCAGCAAGCATGAGTACAGAAGCTTTTGAAGACTTCTATTTTGAAGTGTGCAACTTGGATTACGGAAAAATGGACGATGCGATGACAGCTTTAAAGGATTTGATGGATAAGACAGATAAAGTCCGAATTACAGGACCAGGAACTGACCTTTCATTCTCAATCAAAGATATTCCATCCATCAAATGCTCTGGCCAAAACAACATTCCAGATGGTGAAGTATTTACCGCTCCTGTTAAAGACTCAGTCAACGGAACGATCTCTTATAACACACCATCTCCATACAACGGCTTTACTTTTGAAAATGTACAGCTAACGTTTGAAAATGGAAAAATTGTAAAAGCTACCGCAAACGATTCTGAGCGTATTAACAAGATCTTTGACACAGACGAAGGTTCTCGTTATGTTGGGGAATTTGCAATCGGGGTTAATCCATTCATCAAACATCCAATGAAGGATATTTTATTCGATGAGAAGATCGATGGAAGTTTCCACTTCACTCCTGGTCAAGCGTACGAAGAAGCGTATAATGGAAATGAATCCAACATCCACTGGGATATGGTTATGATTCAGCGTCCTGATTACGGCGGCGGAGAAATCTACTTTGACGATGTATTGATCCGTAAAGATGGCGTATTCGTTCTGCCTGAGCTAGAGCAATTAAACCCTGAGAACTTAAAGTAA
- a CDS encoding DUF948 domain-containing protein produces the protein MEIIISISVALIAVAFVVLVYFLSRALKSLQTTLDHVAVTLESLEKQLDGVTRETTDLLHKTNQLAEDVQKKSDSLNHVFSAVQDFGQSVQKVNQSVRKVTDQITVETERQSKQISQAVQWGNAALNLWEKYKLKKSNVETTQRQYSRGGV, from the coding sequence ATGGAAATCATTATTTCAATCAGTGTAGCTCTAATTGCAGTTGCATTTGTCGTACTCGTTTATTTTTTATCAAGGGCTTTGAAATCTTTACAAACCACCCTCGATCATGTCGCGGTAACGCTAGAAAGTCTAGAAAAACAATTAGATGGCGTAACGCGCGAGACAACCGATTTGTTACATAAAACAAACCAGTTAGCCGAGGATGTTCAAAAGAAATCAGATTCTCTTAACCATGTTTTTTCCGCAGTCCAAGATTTTGGTCAATCTGTTCAAAAGGTGAACCAATCTGTCCGCAAAGTAACTGACCAAATAACGGTTGAAACAGAGCGGCAGTCTAAGCAAATATCGCAAGCGGTTCAATGGGGTAACGCAGCATTGAATTTATGGGAGAAATACAAACTCAAAAAATCCAATGTTGAAACAACACAAAGACAATATTCTAGAGGAGGAGTGTAA
- a CDS encoding YtxH domain-containing protein: MSNNNNQNIDSKDFIIGALVGGMLGAATALLLAPKAGKELRSDLNEQAVYLKDKSNEFSHLAREKSSNIVRTVSEQSNQVATKVKDLTSNLRKDIDKWRLKEEENASELYGEITDDIQDEGQLDYDPANEQELVEQKY; the protein is encoded by the coding sequence ATGAGCAACAACAACAATCAAAACATTGACAGCAAGGATTTTATTATCGGTGCTCTTGTTGGTGGTATGTTAGGGGCTGCAACAGCGTTATTGTTAGCGCCAAAAGCAGGTAAGGAATTGCGCAGCGACCTGAACGAACAGGCGGTATATCTAAAGGATAAAAGTAACGAGTTCTCTCATTTGGCTCGTGAAAAATCCTCAAATATTGTTCGTACAGTATCTGAGCAATCAAACCAAGTTGCAACAAAAGTGAAAGATTTAACTTCCAATCTTCGCAAAGACATTGATAAGTGGCGTTTAAAAGAAGAAGAAAACGCGTCCGAATTATATGGTGAGATTACAGACGATATCCAGGACGAAGGACAATTAGATTACGATCCTGCAAATGAACAAGAACTAGTAGAGCAAAAATATTGA
- the ytxJ gene encoding bacillithiol system redox-active protein YtxJ gives MSLIQLHNEQDWNLVKEQRNRIIIMKNSTTCPVSHEAFKEFQKFAADHESETLYYLNVQDSRPLSNLIAEQTGVKHESPQVLIFEGNTVVWHDSHWNITNKKLAQANEKTKA, from the coding sequence ATGTCACTTATTCAATTACACAACGAACAAGACTGGAATTTAGTAAAAGAGCAAAGAAACCGTATCATTATCATGAAAAACAGCACGACATGCCCTGTCAGTCATGAAGCGTTTAAGGAATTCCAAAAGTTTGCAGCTGATCATGAAAGCGAAACGCTATATTACTTGAACGTACAAGATTCAAGACCTCTTTCCAATTTGATTGCAGAACAAACAGGTGTGAAGCATGAATCACCACAAGTATTAATCTTTGAAGGTAACACAGTGGTTTGGCATGATTCTCACTGGAACATTACGAATAAAAAACTTGCTCAAGCAAATGAAAAAACAAAAGCGTAG
- a CDS encoding cell division protein FtsA — protein MDKNLLFALDIGTRSVVGMILRQHTNGKYEVLHMKTIEHDERSMLDGQIHHIPAVAKVIKNIKNQLEFEVGPLNKVCVAAAGRALKTVKGRSEKDISLNAVSLQQEVIHMELAAVQQAQYQLASLLDEKSNLLYDCVGYSVLHYYLDDHEIGSFIGQQGNIASVEVIATFLPRVVVDSLMKALQEADLEMEALTLEPIAAINVLIPSSMRKLNVALVDIGAGTSDIAITAQGTVVAYGMVPIAGDEITEAVSSEFLLDFPIAEQMKRSLIENDEYVEYTDILGFPSKKSKDEVISAIENAIENLADGITREIIQLNAKAPQAVMLVGGGSLTPTLREKIAKKLNLPIERVAVRGINAIQSLIPTLKDEGPELVTPVGIGIAAKENPVKYVTVTVNGKMIRLFQVKKLTVGDALIAAGANLSKLYGKPGMGLMVRLNQKMKTFKGEIGSPPVISMNGTISTITDEIVEGAVITYEEGKNGEDAIISVKDAFQNHTVRTLYINGELEKIETSYYVNQQLVSPDATLKDRDDCLSLFPSTITDILDLKGWVINSGDSSFSILIDGKPVKLSHTSQHTLCLNGQVLTDQDVWSDGDHLTYESIRDQQITLKKATEVLDVNLIQSCTITFNGEEITLIRPLYTFYRDGEELHAESILMPNDELMMKKKDHHPFIFQDVFTQVELAIQPQPGESLVILKNNEKAGFQTDIQTGDHLILKFEVLV, from the coding sequence GTGGACAAAAATCTTTTATTTGCACTAGATATCGGCACACGTTCGGTTGTCGGTATGATTTTAAGGCAGCACACAAACGGAAAATATGAAGTTTTGCATATGAAAACAATAGAGCACGATGAAAGATCCATGCTCGATGGTCAGATTCATCATATACCTGCTGTTGCAAAAGTAATTAAAAACATAAAGAACCAGCTTGAATTCGAAGTGGGGCCACTTAATAAAGTTTGTGTGGCTGCAGCAGGAAGGGCGCTAAAAACGGTAAAAGGCCGTTCTGAAAAAGATATCTCATTAAACGCGGTTTCTTTACAACAAGAAGTTATACATATGGAGCTTGCAGCTGTTCAACAAGCGCAGTATCAGCTAGCAAGTCTATTAGATGAAAAGTCAAACCTGCTCTACGATTGCGTAGGATATTCCGTGCTGCACTATTACTTGGATGACCATGAGATCGGAAGTTTTATCGGGCAACAAGGAAATATAGCGAGTGTGGAAGTAATTGCTACTTTCTTGCCAAGAGTGGTTGTTGATTCCTTAATGAAGGCATTACAAGAAGCTGACCTTGAAATGGAAGCACTAACCTTAGAGCCGATTGCAGCGATCAATGTGCTCATTCCTTCTTCAATGAGGAAGTTGAATGTTGCACTAGTAGATATCGGGGCAGGAACATCAGATATTGCCATAACGGCACAAGGAACGGTCGTCGCCTATGGAATGGTACCGATAGCAGGTGATGAAATAACAGAAGCCGTAAGTTCTGAGTTTCTGTTGGATTTTCCGATTGCTGAACAAATGAAGCGTTCTCTTATCGAGAATGATGAATATGTCGAGTATACAGATATACTTGGTTTTCCATCTAAAAAAAGTAAAGATGAAGTAATTTCTGCGATAGAAAACGCCATAGAAAACTTGGCCGATGGTATTACACGTGAGATTATCCAGCTAAACGCAAAAGCACCCCAGGCTGTAATGCTTGTAGGAGGCGGCAGCTTAACACCAACTTTGCGTGAAAAAATAGCGAAAAAACTAAACCTGCCCATAGAACGTGTAGCCGTTCGCGGTATTAATGCTATACAGTCATTAATACCGACTCTCAAGGATGAGGGTCCTGAACTAGTGACTCCCGTAGGTATCGGAATTGCAGCTAAAGAGAATCCAGTAAAATATGTGACGGTGACGGTTAACGGAAAAATGATCCGTTTGTTTCAAGTTAAAAAGCTGACGGTTGGAGATGCACTGATTGCAGCAGGTGCCAATCTTTCTAAACTTTACGGAAAACCTGGAATGGGATTAATGGTACGTTTAAACCAAAAAATGAAGACGTTCAAAGGGGAAATAGGGTCACCTCCTGTAATCAGTATGAATGGTACAATTAGCACCATTACAGATGAAATTGTTGAAGGTGCTGTAATCACTTACGAAGAAGGAAAAAACGGGGAAGATGCTATTATCTCTGTTAAAGACGCTTTTCAAAATCATACTGTTAGAACCTTATATATTAACGGAGAACTAGAAAAAATTGAAACTAGCTATTATGTAAACCAGCAACTCGTTAGCCCAGACGCTACATTAAAAGACAGAGATGACTGTTTAAGTCTTTTTCCTTCAACGATAACCGATATTCTTGATTTAAAAGGATGGGTAATAAACTCGGGGGATTCTAGCTTTTCAATTTTGATTGATGGTAAGCCCGTAAAACTATCCCATACTTCTCAACATACACTATGTTTGAATGGTCAAGTTTTAACAGATCAAGATGTGTGGAGCGACGGAGATCACCTAACATATGAAAGCATAAGAGACCAGCAAATAACTTTAAAAAAGGCAACTGAAGTTCTAGACGTTAACTTGATTCAGTCATGTACCATTACTTTTAATGGCGAAGAAATAACGTTAATCCGGCCTCTCTACACATTCTATCGAGATGGAGAAGAATTGCATGCCGAATCCATTCTGATGCCTAATGATGAGCTAATGATGAAAAAGAAAGATCATCACCCTTTTATTTTCCAAGATGTATTTACACAGGTAGAATTAGCGATACAGCCACAACCTGGTGAAAGTCTTGTTATCTTAAAAAATAATGAAAAAGCAGGTTTCCAAACAGACATACAAACGGGTGATCACTTGATTCTTAAATTCGAAGTTCTTGTTTAA
- a CDS encoding bifunctional 3-deoxy-7-phosphoheptulonate synthase/chorismate mutase: MNHLELNALRTELDDVNKELLALINKRGELVQRIGKIKSAQGMKKYDPVRERHMLNLISSDNEGPFETSTLQHLFKEIFKAGLELQEDDHKKELLVSRKQRPEDTIVTVKGTHVGNGNPILIAGPCAVESYEQTAAVAEAITKNGLKILRGGAFKPRTSPYDFQGLGVEGLQILKRVADEYNCAVISEIVHPQDLEEACEYLDIIQIGARNMQNYELLKEAGKLNKPILLKRGLAATIEEFINSAEYIMSQGNGQIILCERGIRTYERATRNTLDITAVPILKQETHLPVFVDVTHSTGRKDLLLPAAKAALAIGADGVMAEVHPDPAVALSDAAQQMNIKEFEQFVEKLVSSGFLKMNQLV; the protein is encoded by the coding sequence ATGAATCATCTAGAATTGAACGCATTACGGACAGAACTTGATGATGTGAATAAAGAGCTATTGGCCTTAATCAATAAACGAGGTGAGCTTGTTCAGAGAATCGGCAAGATTAAATCAGCACAAGGGATGAAGAAGTATGACCCTGTAAGAGAGAGACATATGCTGAATCTTATTTCATCAGATAATGAAGGACCATTTGAAACGAGCACACTTCAGCATCTATTTAAAGAAATCTTTAAAGCAGGTCTTGAACTGCAAGAGGATGATCATAAAAAAGAACTTCTTGTTTCTAGAAAGCAAAGACCAGAGGATACGATTGTAACGGTTAAGGGAACGCATGTCGGAAACGGAAACCCTATTTTAATCGCAGGTCCTTGTGCGGTTGAAAGCTATGAACAAACCGCAGCAGTTGCAGAGGCGATTACGAAAAATGGTCTTAAAATCTTGCGTGGAGGTGCCTTTAAACCACGTACTTCGCCATATGATTTTCAAGGTTTAGGAGTGGAAGGCCTTCAAATTTTAAAACGAGTTGCAGATGAATACAACTGTGCAGTGATCAGTGAGATCGTTCACCCACAAGACCTTGAGGAGGCATGTGAATATCTAGATATCATTCAGATCGGCGCTAGAAACATGCAGAACTATGAGCTATTAAAAGAAGCAGGTAAGCTTAATAAGCCGATTCTATTAAAAAGAGGACTAGCAGCAACGATCGAAGAGTTTATTAACTCGGCAGAGTACATCATGTCTCAAGGAAACGGACAAATCATTCTTTGTGAAAGAGGAATTCGGACGTATGAAAGAGCAACCCGAAACACGTTAGATATAACAGCAGTACCAATCTTAAAACAAGAAACGCACCTTCCTGTCTTTGTAGATGTCACGCATTCAACAGGCAGAAAAGACTTGCTTCTTCCCGCAGCAAAAGCTGCTTTAGCAATTGGAGCAGATGGAGTAATGGCAGAAGTTCATCCAGACCCAGCGGTTGCTTTATCCGATGCAGCTCAGCAAATGAACATAAAAGAATTCGAGCAATTTGTAGAGAAGCTTGTTTCATCAGGTTTTCTAAAGATGAACCAGCTGGTTTGA
- the ccpA gene encoding catabolite control protein A: MNTTIYDVAREAGVSMATVSRVVNGNPNVKPSTRKKVLEAIERLGYRPNAVARGLASKKTTTVGVIIPDISSIFFAELARGIEDIATMYKYNIILCNSDQNKEKEIHLLNTLLGKQVDGIVFMGGKITEEHVEEFKRAAVPIVMAATVDMNEEVPSVNINYQDAVYEAVSHLLEKGHSSVAMVTGPLEDPINGYYKFNGYRKALEEHGKKVDESQVFVGEYTYDSGIEAVESFLDSGNKPSAVFVGTDEMALGVIHGAQDRGLKVPEDIEVIGFDNTRLATMVRPTLSTVVQPMYDIGAVAMRLLTKLMNKETVEEHTVVLPHRIQFRDSTKQ, translated from the coding sequence TTGAATACAACAATTTATGATGTGGCTCGCGAGGCAGGTGTCTCAATGGCAACGGTTTCACGTGTAGTTAACGGAAACCCTAACGTTAAGCCATCAACGAGAAAGAAAGTACTAGAAGCCATCGAGAGACTAGGCTATCGTCCAAACGCGGTTGCAAGAGGACTGGCGAGTAAGAAAACAACAACTGTAGGTGTTATCATTCCTGATATCTCCAGCATCTTTTTTGCGGAATTAGCCCGTGGAATAGAAGATATCGCAACTATGTATAAATACAACATTATTCTGTGTAACTCGGATCAGAATAAGGAAAAAGAAATTCATCTATTAAATACTTTGCTCGGTAAACAAGTAGATGGAATCGTATTTATGGGCGGTAAGATCACAGAAGAACATGTAGAAGAATTTAAGCGTGCAGCTGTTCCCATCGTAATGGCAGCGACAGTAGACATGAACGAAGAAGTTCCATCTGTAAACATTAACTATCAAGATGCCGTATATGAAGCGGTATCCCACTTACTTGAAAAAGGGCATTCTTCTGTAGCTATGGTTACGGGACCACTTGAAGATCCAATCAACGGATATTACAAGTTTAACGGCTACCGAAAAGCTTTAGAAGAACACGGTAAGAAAGTAGATGAAAGCCAAGTTTTCGTTGGAGAATACACATACGATTCAGGTATCGAAGCTGTTGAAAGCTTCTTGGACAGTGGCAATAAGCCATCAGCAGTCTTTGTAGGTACGGATGAAATGGCTTTAGGTGTTATTCATGGTGCTCAAGACAGAGGCCTTAAGGTACCTGAAGATATCGAAGTAATTGGATTTGACAACACAAGACTTGCAACTATGGTTCGTCCTACTTTATCCACGGTTGTTCAGCCGATGTACGATATCGGAGCAGTTGCAATGCGATTGCTGACTAAACTAATGAACAAGGAAACGGTAGAAGAACATACGGTTGTATTGCCTCACCGTATTCAGTTCAGAGATTCTACAAAACAATAA
- a CDS encoding 5'-methylthioadenosine/adenosylhomocysteine nucleosidase: MKIGIIGAMDEEIVYMKEALDIYGESVFAQNKFYEGTHHNKEVVLCKSGVGKVNAAITTQILIDRFQVTHVLFTGVAGALDPELEVGDIVISSSAMQHDIDASALSPDFPKGTIPMFAFDSEFKADAQLVKLAENAAERLYGPKVKVGKVLSGDQFIADRELVETYSALFNGTCIEMEGSAVAQASFLNEVPFVIIRSISDKANGEAPASFAEFTALAARRSSDMVESIIESL; this comes from the coding sequence GTGAAGATTGGCATCATCGGTGCGATGGACGAGGAAATCGTTTATATGAAAGAAGCACTTGATATATATGGGGAAAGTGTTTTTGCACAAAATAAATTCTATGAAGGCACACATCACAACAAAGAAGTCGTGTTGTGTAAGTCTGGTGTCGGAAAAGTAAATGCAGCGATAACCACTCAAATCTTAATCGATAGATTTCAAGTTACTCATGTACTTTTTACTGGTGTAGCTGGTGCACTTGATCCTGAACTCGAAGTAGGAGACATCGTGATATCATCGAGTGCGATGCAGCACGATATTGATGCTTCCGCACTAAGTCCAGACTTTCCAAAAGGAACGATTCCTATGTTTGCTTTTGATTCTGAATTTAAAGCAGATGCACAACTCGTTAAATTAGCAGAGAATGCTGCTGAACGACTATATGGTCCTAAAGTTAAAGTCGGAAAAGTGTTAAGCGGTGATCAATTCATAGCTGACCGTGAGCTGGTAGAAACGTATTCGGCCCTTTTTAATGGTACGTGTATTGAGATGGAAGGTTCTGCAGTTGCTCAAGCTTCGTTCCTTAACGAAGTACCGTTTGTCATTATCCGTTCGATCTCAGATAAAGCAAATGGAGAAGCTCCGGCTAGCTTTGCTGAGTTTACAGCACTAGCAGCACGACGTTCTTCTGATATGGTAGAGAGCATTATTGAATCTTTATAA